A region of the Cannabis sativa cultivar Pink pepper isolate KNU-18-1 chromosome 3, ASM2916894v1, whole genome shotgun sequence genome:
AGTACTTTTGGAATGATTTCTCGCTTTTTCTAGATTTTCCAACAAAGTTTCTAGTTGCGTTAAGAGTATTTCCATGTGGATTCTGGTTGCTTCTTCGAATTTACGCTATtgaatatttacaaaaattatatatggtCTAAAATAAGCACCGAGAACTTGATCTGGGAAGCTATCTAATGTGTTGCTACAGCATGGCTTTCAGTACTCCAAGGCTGATCAATCCATGTTCATAAGAGTCACTTAACAGTTGCATCTACATTCTAGTTTATGTAGATGACTTCTTGGTAATGGGCAGTAATGATACTCTTGTAAATCAGATTATTACAGAGTTGAGTACAACATTTTCGTTAAAAGATCTTGGTCTTGTTGACTACTTTTTAAGGATTCAAGTCACACACGCGTTTGAAGGAATATTTCTTTCTCAAACTAAGTATCTTCAAGAACTGCTTTGCAAAGAAGACATGCAAAATGTTAATACTCAGAACACACTAATGAACAGTAGTTTGAAGCTTTCCATCTATGGCAGTGACCCTGTCAAGGGTGTCACTCTTTATAGGTCTATTGTTGGAGCTTTACAATATGCCACTGTGACACAACCTGAACTTACATTCTGTGTCAACAAAGTGTGTCAATACATGCAACATTTACCATTTTTACATTGGACAACAGTCAAAAGGATACTAAGATATATTGCAAGGACATTAGACTATGGCCTCATGCTAAAACCAGCCACTCATTTCTCCCTTGATGTGTTTTGTGATGTTGACTAGGCCTCCGATCCTAATAATAGGAGCTCCACGACAAGGTATTGCATCTATTTTGGTGGCAATCTAGTGACTTGGAAGTCTAAAAAACAAGCTACAATCAACAAATCATACACTGAAGCAGAGTTTCGAAGCTTGGTCCGTGTTGTTACTGAAGTAACATGGCTTCATTCTCATCCACATCAGTACCCTCTATACGGTGTGACAACCAAAGTACAGTACTTCTAGCTGTCAATCCCACCCTCCATGCTCGCACTAAACACATCGAAATTGACCTATATTTTGTTCGAGACAAAGTGCTGTAAAATCTGATACAAGTCAAGATGTCCCTGTTCATGCTCAGATTGCTGATTGTCTTACAAAATCCATCTCCAACTTGAGATTTGTTGAAGTTCGTACCAAGTTGTGTGTTGTTTTTAAATCCACACTCAGTTTGAAGGGATTGTCAAGGATGAGTCTAATGTTCATTAGTTAGTTTTCAGTTTGTAACTAACTCAACTACTTTACCATTTGTAAAGTTAGTTAGAGCTTGATTAGCTCATTGTATATAATGTTCTGTAACAACTCTCTCATTGCAATATACtaggctctctctctctctctagattgAATCCTTACAGCTCCCAAAGGTGACAAAGTGGATGATTTCATTAAACTTGAATTGAATTATAATTATTGGACTaatatagtcatgtttactttcaaaTGTTGTTTTCATGGTTGTTTGTCGttttagaaaaatattgttattttttacttttagatgTCAATTTTCATGGCGTTTCagcaaaatattattattttttatagtaaataatgtcattttcATGGCATTTCAGCAAAATATTGTCATTTTCTTGATCAATTGTCGTTTTATTGTTGTCTCAAGAAAATATTGTTGTTTCTATGAGTTATTGTCGTATTCATGTCGTTCGAACAAAAAATTATCGTTTTCATGTTGTTTGAACAAAATATTGTTGTTTTCACGATCGGTTGTCTTCACCAAATAGTGTCTTTTTCATGTCATCTCGTCAAAATATTGTCGTTCAGTGAAATGATGTCGTTTTTATGAGCTAATGTCGTTTCAGAAAAATATTGTCGTTTTTTTTATCTGATGTCGttttatgaaaaaattattattttaccgaAATAATGTCATTTGCATGAGCTGTTGTCGTTTTCTTAATTCGATGTCACTTTATGAAAATATTGTCGTTTTACTGAAATAATGTCGTTTTCATGAGCTGTTGTCGTTTCATCAAAACATTGTCGTTTTCTTAATCCGATGTTGTTTTATGAAAATATTGTCGTTTTACTGAAATAATGTCGTTTTTATAAGCTGTTGTCGTTTTCATGTTGTTTCTGTAAAACATTGTCGTTTTCTTGATCTGATATCGctttatgaaaatattattgtctTACCGAAATAATGTGGTTTGCATGAGATGTTGTCGTTTTCATGTCGTTTCAGCAAAACATTGTCGTTTTCTTGACCTGACGTCGTTTTACGAAAATATTGTCGTTTTACGGAAATAATGTCGTTTTCTCGAGCTGTAGTCGTTTTCTTGATCTGATGTCGTTTTCCTAAGCAAAAGAAGAAAAACTAAAACGGTTATTAATGGCCGTACTGTACTGGTGTTGACAAGTTCTTCAAACCCAAAGTTGTGAACAGTACAGATAAAAAGGAAAACTGATAAGAGAATCAGAGATGCTTCTTGCTTCTTCAATGGCCTTCAAAGTGGCATAATCACACAACTTCAAACTTCAATATCCTTTGTGGTCACAGAATCTACAAAAGAGAAAACTCATCaggtaataataatataagtCAAACAACAATGATACATAGTGCTTAATAATATTATTCTCCACAAAAGTTTACATCTTTGCTTAAATTTTCCGCAGCATCTCACTCAAATTAGATTTCAATACCATAATCTTGTAGTGGGCACTTATTATATTtgtgtataaatataatttccTTAATTGGGTTTTTATTGGATTAATTGCTTGAAGAACCTCTGGTTttcatttttcataatttttgagATTCAGAATCAAGGTTAGGTGTTGTTATGTCTTTTAATGGCTTACTGGTCCAGAAACTCAAGTGGGTTTTTGTATAAATAGCTTTTGATTGGACAATTTAATGCCTTTTCTTTTCACATGGTCAAAGTTGCTTTGAATCTATTCGATGAGATGAAATGTCTGAATGGAAAAGCTTGTTCTTTTTTATGCAAAGAACCCCTTTTGTCTGTGTGGTTGGTTATCTATATTTCAATATgagtaaatattatagttttgaCTAAATTTGGGTACTGATTTTGTGTTGTCTGATCAatttaaagagagagagagagagagatgaaagcAAAGgtggatgatgatgatgatgaacaaCCTGTTTTGGCAAATGAGAATTCTTCTTCCAATTTTCATGATAATCCAATGTCTGTAGATTCATTCATTGATGATTTGTGGAAGAATGCCAGGACATGTACTCACACTCACACTTGTAATCCACCTGGTCCTGACTCAGCTCACACACATACTTGTTACCATACTCACACTCAAGTACTTGCAtctgaagaagatgatgatccCACAACCAAGAAATCAAGAAAGTCTTCAGGCAACCGAGAAGCTGTTCGAAAGTATAGGGAGAAAAAGAAGGCTCATGCTGCTTATTTAGAGGAGGAAGTTAAGAAATTGCGAATGGTAAACCAACAATTAGTTAAGAAATTGCAGAGGCAAACTGTTCTTGAAGCCGAAGTCATGCGGTTGAGAAGTATTTTGATTGATCTTAGAGGAAAGATCGATAGCGAATTGGGTTCTTTCCCCTTTCAAAAGTTATGTAACACCACTAGTTTCTTTAAGGAAGGTGATTGTGGTGAGCTGCAGCCTTCTAATGGAGTACTCGGCCTACAATGTGAGACCGATTCGCCATGTTTTCATTCACATGTTGGATCTTCCTCTCAGGTTAATAATGCTATTGTGAATAATTGTCAAATGGTTGCACCATGGAAAGAGAATTGTCAAGCCAATATAAATGAGATTTCAATTTCTAGTGCTGATACACAagccatggatgcaacacaaccAGAGTGATTAACAAAAGAGATATCTTTTGTAAGTTTCTTGTATCTTAAAACATAGCACTGCATATCAGTATATGAACTATATGCAACAACCATATTGTATagtataatcaatatatatccTCTTATAGTTTGACTTACACATAGAAGAACAACACATATACACTTTGCTTTTTGATAGATACTATTGTTCTCTTCCTTTGTATAATAACTTCTGTAAATTACCCAAAAGATCTTTGTGAGAATTGATTGTAATCTAGTTGCTTGTCAGTATTAGTACCCCAATTGTAGAATTGAACTAGCAAAGTTTGTGATAGTTTATCCTAAGGTTTCAGTCAATCTTGTTAAATCAAAGTTTAGTACTTTGTTCTTCATTCATGAACTTAGTAAATCTTAGTGAGTGGAATCTGAATCACTATGATTAGTTGGGCAATTAGaaccttttatttttcttacttGTTTAGATAGTTGCATAATGTAATTATCATATATGTATGTCCCTTTTAGGGATACACAACATAATTGGACCAATATTTAAAGAAGAGTGACACTGGTTCATAAATGGTTCAGTGGACTAATCTGTAGTTGATACATGATTTTACTCTGCAGCATATGTTGGCCATGTTGGTCAAACTAAATTAAGGTCATGATCATGATTATTATTGTTGCAATTATGTAATGTAAAGTTGGAAGATTTCAAagataatgataatgataatgaaGTCAACTAGTTTACATTGATCCTGTAAtagattttattataattattatatagagtaatttgtggtgcaaatatttaagtttaattcttGGTTGcagataaatacttaaattttatttttgacagtaataatacataagttatatttctagaaTTTCTATAAGTACCACCTAGCCGTTAGATGTCTAGTCATTATCTACATGTCGTtattttattggtatattttaattaatttttaaataaaaataaaaaattaataatctgGACTAATTAAAAACTGTCACGTGGTCATTAACTTTACACTTAACGGTGAGGTACTTGTAGAAGtttggaaaatataatttaaatattcttACCAtcaaaaatcaaacttaaatatttgtttACAAGAGAGTTAAGcttaaatatttatgttataaattatttaagataaattaaaaattactcttttttattgcacattaatcaaatataactacaaaataattttaaaactcACATTATTCTATATGAATCATGGATGCAAATATAAAATCAATATCTAATGGGCCAAATGAATGGTCTTAGATCCAAGATATATTGGGCCCAAATTTGTGTTTATTAGGCTTATGAGATTGGATAAGGCAAACACTTCTAAATCCAGTTTCTAGTCAATCTAGATACTcattttttgtttggaaaaaagagaaagagaaaaactAGCTCAGGTAGTGGATTTGGTATAAACATAAATGATTATATATCATTAATGATTCATATCACTTTCCCTCTTATATAACTAtgtcactcactcactcactactTAGTAATAATTGACATTTTGGGGAATATCACTATAAATGTTGTGAGGAGATTTTAACTAAATTTACTAAGGAAGAAAATCCCAATTCAGAAGAAGCTTAAGTTTTGTGTATCCTTAAATAGAGAAACTATATTTAAAGCTCTTCTCTTCTCCTCATCTCTATTATGAACTTTATAGTTAGAAAGATTGCCTTTTACAGAAATCACTAACTCTTTTCTCTTATATTATTTCCTCTTTGGTTGAAactcatctttatcacaaaaagAATGACACTTTTATCataacatataatttttttttcagtacTGAAAATAAGATGAAAATGATATTTCATCTTTAGTCACAACCCACTTAGAATCTTACTGCACATAATAAGACAACATATAATTTTGGGTAACATGTAATATATTCTCAATAGCTATATTATTATAGGGAGTGAATTTTGTTCCGTGAGAGTATGTATTTCGTAATCCTGAAAATTATTGAATTAAGATTGAGTTGATCTAACGGTTAAAAACCAAATTACATAATACCGAGGCCAGAGTATATCCCACCTTAATCAAATAAGTACATCAAACAATCTTATAATAAAAAGGGACAAAATCCATatcctatattattatattcctAGTAATAAAAGAAGAGAAATGTGAGTTATATATTCACTTGTTGTTGAGTTGTTTAGTATATAAGaggaaaataacaataatataatGTGGGATTATTTCTTGTTCTTGTGTTGCACATAAAGACAACAATTTAGAGACCTAAatgaaaacaaataataatataacccaaaataaattatattaaacacCAGACAAATACTACAGTGCTTAGTCACATCCATGAAAGCAAGTGTATTATATGTTTactacatacatatatatatatattaaagatatataaatatttttgaaaatttaaagacTGAAATTTTGCATTGAAATGCATGGAATGGACCCATATATAATaatagcaataataataataattgatgaTACTCCTTTTGTCCCATAAAATTAGGTTGAGACATATCATAGTAAAACACACCCACATGGATTTACTGTGATTCTCTTCACTTTTTCAACTTATTCTCAAGAGAATTGCTATCAAAATATCTTTAACACTTTCTAAAGTGctatttttagtctaattttaatttttttttaataaatgagataattttattaataacaatCAGTTAAAATATTAGTATGCAATTCAATTAAAGTACATCTTCCGTTGAAGACAcaaataaaattagaattagaaaaacaaatcaaataatCAATCGTCTAATTCCTAGAtcatttgataaaaaaaacatTGAAAAAGATTGCAGCATCATAAAGTACCTTAAGAACACCTATATTCTATTTTATCTACTGCTCAGAAGAAACAACAGTAGAAATTGTTAGAACATGTCTATTCAACCTCTTAGCATgagcactcaactattgtgcaAGATAAGTAGTTGCACTACTAATAACCCCTTTTGTCGTAGAGAACTTGTTATTCACAATCATTAATAGTGATTTATGGCGAgccaacaaaaaacaaaaaagaactaACAACTAAACAAAATAAAGCAAAACTATGTCACAGAGATAAGACTAAAACACTCAAGCCATATCATAGAGATACAAGACTAATCGCAGTAGCAAAAATTGAATCGCAATAGTAAAACATAACTCCGACCAAGCCGCTCCCATGCCCTGGGAAGGCGACAGACATAGTCGGAGAAAAAAAACAACTTCCTATAGctataaaattaaaaacgagaaaccctaattttattgtttgaatattattattatctcgtgataatattaaatgctagtgtaaatttaataaaaatggaACTATGTTAACCCAAATTAAGCCTTTTCGATAGCAATGCTTATTATCATATCTCTAATATGGGTCATTTTAAGTATCTCTCTCAACACTTAAActcctttctttctttgttatttatttgtctattattattatttttgaaagggACTTTCAAAGCAACATTCATTTCTTCCTTTTAtgactttttcttcttttgtatttgaatcccAAAACCCTccatttatttcttttaaaatttatctTCTCTCATTATGACTcaagtaaaaatatttattacctCTTCATTAAAGcactctcaaaaaaaaaatacccttGTCCCATTTTTATATATCTATAATACAATGACAGATACATAAATATAATGACAGTATTATTAACTAATAATAACTTATCTATATAGCTCTTTTCCTTTCTCACACCAATTAtgattagaaaaagaaaaaaggaaaaccctcattaatttcaaaatgaaaaagaaaaaatgataattttccttaaaaagtataaaataaaataaaatgatgattgatctaattaaatttatattgtttgtaattaaaatatttgatgaaatatcatttatatatctTTTCTATGATCAAgacatatatatagatagtttttttttaacaagacatatatatagatagttGAAACATTATTTCAACATATTAATTAGTTCATATATATTAAGTATTAATAACATAAAGTTGTTATtacttaattataatttaaataataataataaaattaaatctaatacaatttaattatatttcttaaaatacataaaatataaaatttaatctagttttaaatttatttatttaaaaatatatttaattaatttttttaaacaataaaataagtaaataagttTATATATCTAAAACAATAtaactaataaatttattataaagtatgattaattaattaaattaacgtctaattcaaatttaaattaaaatttgtataacaaataattatctaattttgttgatattttaaaattaaattaaaatatttaaaaaataattaattaattggttTAACTGTTTTATTGTTAatagttaattttaattaaaaaaaatcattaaactaATAAATTCTGCTGAATAGGTAcacatttaatataagaaaGATATATTGTACTTGACTATTAGCTAGATTAGGTTTGATCAAATGATTCAATAAAGTTTTGAACTTTACatattaagaaattaagagCACAAAATCCATTTAtgtttttctatatatatatcaatttgtttaatttgttaATGGTGAGCTAAGGTATATATTTTCAAGTAAAAAAGAGTCAAACTATAGGAAAGTAGCtagattttaattataattaagaacactataattgaaattaaatgttaattaGCATGAGAGTGACACATTATGGTCATTTGCATTTGCATAAGAACATTTGTCGATTTCATGTTTTTGGTGGCCATAAAAAGTGCTCcattacaatattattattattattattattattattattattattattattattattattattattattattattattattattttctcacCTTTATTGAATTAAtgtgtctatatatataaaaaaaatccacTCTTTTTTGctgttattattattcttttcaaaattttatggaGGGTATATTTTAATCtaaaagaaaatcaaatattagAGCACTTCTTTGTTTATGACGtttcatttttctttaaaaaggaATATATgaaattcatgaacttcaaataataaataataaataactagtGAAGGCTATTTTGGATGACCAAGATCTCATGTGATGACATATATTACTTCCAAATATTTATTACCCACTTCTTCaattctttaattttattattataagtatattatataattaataagatGTATAATATGGCCTTTTGAGCAAGTGAGAGAATAAACACTATGCACAAAACAAGCAAATGAGGAAAACCCAAACAAAACTAGTTAGCATATAATATGTTGCTGAAgtcatatgaatatatatataatgttacacaaatatatatatataggtctatgtttttttatggtaattttaattttaaaattatgaaaaaaaatgtactaggaaaaaaattaaaaaaaaaaatagtcattttgatttttctttttttttaaaaaaaaaaaaaaaatctatagtTTTCAACTTTTcataatgtatgtatatgctgtgaaaatattttttttattgattatacaaatattttaaaaataacttcATTTTTCATAATTGTTAATATACAAGCAAAATTAATATTGATGTGGAATAACCAAAAACAAAAAGTACAAACTTTTGTGTTGGTAAATGCTTTTTTTTAGGTTAGTAAAAAAAACAATCCTTTAATATTGGAAAAGGAATTTACTTTAATTTGAGAAATGTAttccaaaatataaaaatgaaaactgTAATTattatgagagagagagagagcaatcATGGAAGCAagttatttgtttaattaattttgtaccCTACTAATTGGACCCTACCATGGTCTTGCTTTTATGTACATTAATTATTACTaaccatataatatatatatatatttatttattcaaaataatgACATGATGAATATCCATGCTGCTTTTTGTGAATttctcaattattaattatatattttaattaaaaaaaatatcaccatctctatttaatttataaatttgtttacaataatataaaattaacctTCTACATGTGATGGTTATAATTGGATAAattaattgaagaaaaaaacaacaactattaaattataattacaaaCAAGTGTTAGCTAGAGTATTTGAGTGTTTATTctttttaatagaaaaatactcatttttttttattaaattagatCTAGAAgcctttaaaattaatattttatttatgtttcttttgtgtgtgtgtatatataagcacatatataataaaaattatcaaatattattAAACATCATTTGCGGTTGTACTTATCTACAAGCCTAATAAGTTAGCtaaactatatataaatatttgtatCTATAAGTCCAATCAATTATTacactataatatatatatatcattataaattatatactaTAGACATAATGACCAAAGTTCATTTTGATGCttacattttatataaatagggttagggttttgTCATGTCAATAATATATTTCATTCACCTCCCCACATTATTAGATTAATGAGTAATGtattaatagaaaattaattattaataattataattattaaaagccTAAATACATCAATTAAATAAAAGTCTTTAGTACATATATAATgagttatatattttataaccaaaaaagtatataataataaataaacatagccaAATAAatatggatatatatatatatatatttgttggaaaattttGCAGTTTGGAGACCATGCATTGTTTT
Encoded here:
- the LOC115709469 gene encoding uncharacterized mitochondrial protein AtMg00810-like — translated: MGSNDTLVNQIITELSTTFSLKDLGLVDYFLRIQVTHAFEGIFLSQTKYLQELLCKEDMQNVNTQNTLMNSSLKLSIYGSDPVKGVTLYRSIVGALQYATVTQPELTFCVNKASDPNNRSSTTRYCIYFGGNLVTWKSKKQATINKSYTEAEFRSLVRVVTEVTWLHSHPHQYPLYGVTTKVQYF
- the LOC115711602 gene encoding basic leucine zipper 23, which translates into the protein MKAKVDDDDDEQPVLANENSSSNFHDNPMSVDSFIDDLWKNARTCTHTHTCNPPGPDSAHTHTCYHTHTQVLASEEDDDPTTKKSRKSSGNREAVRKYREKKKAHAAYLEEEVKKLRMVNQQLVKKLQRQTVLEAEVMRLRSILIDLRGKIDSELGSFPFQKLCNTTSFFKEGDCGELQPSNGVLGLQCETDSPCFHSHVGSSSQVNNAIVNNCQMVAPWKENCQANINEISISSADTQAMDATQPE